Proteins from a genomic interval of Chitinophagales bacterium:
- a CDS encoding sigma-70 family RNA polymerase sigma factor, whose translation MDKESFTHFLKQAHTYCIPRLIKLTHSKADAEDVFMESIHQFWQDLQDNKVKHKGNLKAFIYISAKNKWLNIQRKEKGGKNKVYSKDTETIESLEDNKKKTYSDENFDPLIKAENQANKNLKDENRKKAMNEAMKQLDKKCQSLLIESIAHKKKLKDLQKSLGFVSINAIKMAKSRCRKTLLQKIAIILNSSKN comes from the coding sequence ATGGATAAAGAAAGTTTCACACATTTTTTGAAGCAGGCACATACCTATTGTATTCCTCGATTAATAAAATTAACACATTCAAAAGCAGATGCAGAAGATGTTTTTATGGAATCAATACATCAATTTTGGCAAGATCTGCAAGACAATAAGGTAAAACATAAAGGGAATTTAAAAGCATTTATCTATATAAGTGCAAAAAATAAATGGCTCAATATACAAAGGAAGGAAAAAGGAGGAAAAAACAAAGTCTATTCAAAAGACACTGAAACTATTGAATCTCTTGAGGATAATAAAAAAAAGACTTATAGCGATGAAAACTTTGATCCATTGATAAAAGCTGAAAACCAAGCAAACAAAAACTTAAAAGATGAAAATCGTAAAAAAGCGATGAATGAAGCAATGAAACAACTAGACAAAAAATGTCAATCATTGCTTATTGAATCTATTGCTCACAAAAAAAAGCTAAAAGACTTACAAAAATCTCTTGGTTTCGTAAGTATCAATGCTATTAAGATGGCAAAATCTCGATGTCGCAAAACTCTACTCCAAAAAATTGCAATCATTCTAAATTCATCTAAAAACTAA
- a CDS encoding CHAT domain-containing tetratricopeptide repeat protein, protein MSILYFEIGTFSQNRNCIASAIEEAHRVGLYEEHPIFGKIYWQQAQLFYTEEKWNDAAYFFNKACSIFACEQDWEDYAWVKFVIGTMAYYVGDFSKMECALNESLMIGETLKEDKVSLMTNILYTLGVFYELKGDYNRALEISQKALLMQANSTDSTTIGTLYNNIGAIFYAKCDYEQAISFFQQSILIFQKIRGEQSLDCAEIYANIGLAHLYQKEFDEALQYFYKSLEITHSGLNSNEIENTIICYNNLSKTHFDLGKYDTSFYFAQKSFEINQDNQGYIDVTYDQLSAVYKERKEYQKALRLNEDALRIRKDKYGERHKETADSYRRIAEIYYELNQVDIALAYCQKALIAVSLDFNSEDIYTNPSLNNVNDRNSITEILELKGTLLTLSFQKEKKQIDLLKGALDSFELAISAMDSMRRDFQADASKHTLAAKALPIYEKSIQTAIELSDWFGKNGVDSVQVTNQYLQKAFQFAEKNKAAILLEAIKESKALLFSNIPTTILKREEDLKRDMEFYERKLFEKKQKSKDNADSLKMSFWESKIFDLSQEYQGLIDTLERDFPDYYHLKYNIEVASIEELQTKLKDKDETLLEYFVGKQNVYVFVINANSIEVRKTPNDIVLQQHFETLVQSLKLNPFQTADVKEAYLAYLQSAHWIYQYLVKDMLPEKNLTNQIKSLTVIPDGIMGYIPFEALLVQYPNNVEKIDFSLANLDYLIEEYSLSYAYSATLLLEGLEESSKSVAKGSYIGFAPVFEKQVKSDTTKSYGSCLTTELETLAESELEVKRLGDMMNGKVFLKEEATKQNFMKNRANGRILHLATHACLSQADPMFSTIHFVDDYLSTYELFNIRLDVDLAILSACNTGSGTYIPGEGIMSLSKGFLYAGCPSIITSLWSVNDKASAEIMLNLHVNLLEGQSKNDALRSAKLQYLETEPNRLLPPYFWATFVHIGNPKPIELDSVSFLTFGWIIGISFFIFCFLYLVSRNRTMF, encoded by the coding sequence TTGTCAATTTTATACTTTGAAATAGGAACATTCAGCCAAAATAGGAACTGTATTGCGTCTGCAATAGAAGAAGCACATAGAGTCGGGTTATATGAAGAACATCCAATTTTCGGTAAAATATATTGGCAGCAGGCTCAATTATTTTATACAGAAGAAAAATGGAATGATGCAGCTTATTTCTTCAATAAGGCATGTAGTATATTTGCTTGTGAACAAGATTGGGAAGATTATGCATGGGTTAAATTTGTCATTGGGACTATGGCTTATTATGTAGGAGATTTTAGCAAGATGGAATGCGCACTCAATGAGAGTTTAATGATTGGAGAGACCTTAAAAGAAGATAAAGTATCTTTGATGACCAACATTCTTTATACTTTAGGAGTGTTCTATGAATTGAAGGGAGATTACAATAGGGCATTAGAGATAAGCCAAAAAGCCTTGTTAATGCAAGCGAATAGTACAGACTCTACTACAATTGGAACACTGTATAATAATATAGGTGCTATTTTTTATGCTAAATGTGATTATGAGCAGGCTATTAGTTTTTTTCAACAATCCATACTTATCTTTCAAAAAATAAGAGGTGAACAGAGTCTTGATTGTGCAGAAATTTATGCAAATATTGGTTTGGCGCATTTATACCAAAAAGAATTTGATGAAGCACTTCAATACTTTTACAAAAGCTTAGAAATAACTCATAGTGGTTTGAATTCTAATGAGATAGAAAATACAATTATTTGTTACAATAATCTTTCAAAAACGCATTTTGATTTAGGTAAATACGATACAAGCTTTTATTTTGCTCAAAAATCCTTTGAGATTAATCAAGATAATCAGGGGTATATAGATGTTACTTACGATCAATTGAGTGCCGTGTATAAGGAGCGTAAAGAATATCAAAAAGCGTTGAGGCTAAACGAAGATGCACTACGAATCAGGAAAGATAAATATGGAGAAAGACATAAAGAGACTGCTGACAGTTATAGGAGAATTGCAGAAATCTACTACGAACTGAATCAGGTAGATATTGCTTTGGCTTATTGTCAAAAAGCATTGATAGCAGTATCTCTTGATTTTAATAGTGAAGATATATATACTAATCCAAGCCTGAACAACGTGAACGATAGGAATAGTATCACGGAAATACTGGAATTGAAGGGGACGTTATTGACCTTATCGTTTCAAAAAGAAAAGAAGCAGATTGATTTATTGAAGGGTGCTCTTGATAGTTTTGAACTGGCTATCAGTGCGATGGATAGTATGAGGCGTGATTTTCAGGCAGATGCTTCAAAACATACATTGGCTGCCAAAGCTTTACCAATATATGAAAAAAGTATTCAGACGGCTATTGAACTATCGGATTGGTTTGGCAAAAATGGGGTTGATTCTGTGCAAGTCACTAATCAATACCTCCAAAAAGCTTTCCAATTTGCAGAAAAAAACAAAGCTGCCATTTTATTAGAAGCCATTAAAGAATCGAAGGCACTATTGTTTTCCAATATTCCAACTACTATATTGAAGCGAGAGGAAGATTTGAAGCGGGATATGGAATTTTATGAACGCAAACTTTTTGAAAAAAAACAAAAATCTAAGGATAATGCAGATAGTCTAAAAATGTCTTTTTGGGAATCAAAAATATTTGATTTATCACAAGAATATCAAGGATTGATTGATACCCTTGAGCGAGATTTTCCTGATTATTATCATTTAAAGTACAACATTGAAGTGGCTTCGATTGAAGAACTTCAAACAAAGTTAAAAGATAAGGATGAAACTTTACTTGAATATTTTGTAGGAAAACAGAATGTATATGTTTTTGTTATTAATGCTAATAGCATTGAAGTACGCAAGACTCCTAATGACATAGTGTTACAACAACATTTTGAAACATTGGTACAAAGTTTAAAACTTAATCCTTTTCAAACAGCAGATGTAAAGGAAGCATATTTGGCTTATCTGCAATCTGCTCACTGGATATACCAATATTTGGTGAAAGATATGTTGCCTGAAAAAAATCTAACAAATCAGATTAAGTCGCTCACTGTTATTCCTGATGGAATCATGGGGTATATTCCCTTTGAAGCATTGCTGGTACAATATCCCAATAATGTTGAAAAAATAGATTTTAGTTTAGCAAATCTTGATTATTTGATAGAAGAATACAGCCTTAGTTATGCTTATTCTGCAACCTTGTTATTAGAAGGTTTAGAAGAAAGTAGCAAAAGTGTGGCGAAGGGTAGTTATATAGGATTTGCTCCTGTGTTTGAAAAACAAGTGAAGTCTGATACGACTAAAAGCTACGGTAGTTGTTTGACAACAGAACTTGAAACATTGGCAGAAAGTGAGTTGGAGGTAAAGCGATTGGGGGATATGATGAATGGCAAGGTGTTTTTGAAGGAAGAGGCTACTAAGCAAAATTTTATGAAAAATAGAGCTAATGGGCGTATTCTGCACTTAGCCACTCATGCTTGTTTGAGTCAAGCAGACCCAATGTTCAGTACTATTCATTTTGTAGACGATTATTTATCAACGTACGAATTGTTCAATATTCGATTAGATGTGGATTTGGCCATATTGAGTGCATGCAATACAGGTTCTGGAACGTATATACCTGGAGAAGGTATCATGAGTTTGTCCAAGGGATTTTTGTATGCAGGTTGCCCGAGCATCATCACAAGTCTGTGGAGTGTCAATGACAAAGCATCTGCCGAGATTATGTTGAATTTACATGTCAATTTATTGGAAGGACAATCTAAGAATGATGCGTTGCGGAGTGCCAAACTGCAATACTTGGAGACAGAGCCCAATCGGTTACTTCCTCCTTACTTTTGGGCAACATTTGTGCATATTGGCAACCCAAAACCGATTGAGTTAGATTCTGTATCTTTCCTTACTTTTGGATGGATAATAGGCATCTCATTTTTTATTTTCTGTTTCTTATATCTTGTGAGCAGGAATAGGACTATGTTTTAA
- a CDS encoding (Fe-S)-binding protein codes for MIPILLQQVLFVIALGTTAYFFRRRVLEISGNIKLGKAEDRSGNVAQRLQNMALLAFGQKKMFRQFTPAIMHFFIYAGFLLINIEVLEIVLDGLFGTHRMFAPILGGFYTFLIGFFELLAVAVIIACVVFLIRRNITEKARFKAKEMEGWPGLDGNLILVIEIVLMTAILTMNAADLTLQTQYASAHYHTTGTFLVSGLFAPAFAGFSETALIIIERTAWWAHILGIFAFLVYVTYSKHLHIFLAFPNAYFGALDQGEQKGEMKNMPKITEEIKLMLNPDAPMPEEDVNAQPEKFGAKDVTDLTWKNMLDAYSCTECGRCTEACPANQTGKLLSPRKIMMDTRDRAEELGAAKRANGIDFEDGKSLLHDYVSVEELRACTTCNACVQECPVSINPLNIIMELRRYLILEESNSPEEWNLMFNNIETNYAVWKFNPDDRANWMMELETETENN; via the coding sequence ATGATACCAATCCTACTTCAACAAGTGCTATTTGTGATTGCTTTGGGCACAACTGCCTACTTTTTTCGCCGCAGAGTATTGGAAATCAGTGGCAACATTAAACTGGGTAAAGCCGAGGATAGAAGCGGCAATGTTGCTCAAAGATTGCAGAACATGGCACTGTTGGCATTTGGTCAGAAAAAAATGTTTCGCCAATTCACCCCTGCAATCATGCACTTTTTCATTTATGCAGGATTTTTATTGATTAATATTGAAGTATTGGAAATCGTATTGGATGGGCTATTTGGCACACACCGCATGTTCGCCCCAATTTTGGGTGGATTTTACACCTTCCTAATTGGCTTTTTTGAATTGTTAGCAGTTGCAGTAATTATCGCCTGTGTAGTTTTTCTCATTCGCCGAAATATTACAGAGAAAGCTCGCTTCAAGGCAAAAGAAATGGAAGGTTGGCCAGGACTGGACGGCAATTTGATTTTGGTCATTGAAATTGTGTTGATGACCGCCATTTTGACCATGAACGCTGCAGACCTTACACTTCAAACACAATATGCGTCTGCACATTACCACACAACAGGCACCTTTTTGGTATCGGGATTGTTTGCTCCCGCATTTGCAGGGTTTTCTGAAACTGCTTTGATAATCATTGAACGCACAGCATGGTGGGCGCACATTTTAGGCATTTTTGCTTTCTTGGTGTATGTCACCTATTCCAAACATTTGCATATTTTCTTAGCCTTCCCAAATGCTTATTTTGGTGCATTGGATCAAGGTGAACAAAAGGGCGAGATGAAAAACATGCCCAAAATTACGGAGGAAATCAAGTTGATGCTGAACCCTGATGCCCCGATGCCCGAAGAAGATGTCAATGCTCAACCCGAAAAATTTGGCGCAAAAGATGTGACCGATTTGACTTGGAAAAATATGTTGGATGCCTATTCCTGTACAGAATGTGGTCGCTGCACTGAAGCTTGCCCTGCCAACCAAACGGGGAAATTGCTTTCGCCTCGAAAAATAATGATGGATACTCGGGATAGAGCCGAAGAGCTGGGGGCGGCAAAAAGAGCCAATGGTATAGATTTTGAAGATGGTAAATCATTGCTTCACGATTATGTTTCGGTGGAAGAACTGCGTGCCTGTACTACCTGCAATGCTTGTGTGCAAGAATGTCCTGTGAGCATCAATCCGTTGAACATCATTATGGAATTGCGTCGTTATTTGATTTTGGAGGAATCCAATTCTCCAGAAGAATGGAATTTAATGTTCAACAATATCGAAACCAACTACGCAGTTTGGAAATTCAACCCCGATGACCGAGCAAATTGGATGATGGAGTTAGAAACAGAAACGGAGAACAATTGA
- a CDS encoding MBL fold metallo-hydrolase, translated as MKKIKPIIPEPTFLSNNSTTYSPPIRIVLPTIFGMKTVNAYLYLHPEPTLIDCGENSDASWQTLQKELAANDLKISDIKKVIITHAHIDHIGMAGRICEHSDAEIWVSEYAYDWAVDLETMRKLRLQIISEGLEAMGDSPVNGLFKSIFTKFDSYWLPIPANRVKTFPMEGSLQFGGQTWQIIYAPGHCINQVCFYQPETLQLFSADMLLKITPTPVIDACLEPPYTRNKSILQLLDSYDKFSKLNINIVYPGHYEPFDYPKVIIEKQLSRIHQRKAECLKWISEGVSDFFGLIQKLYGKNFSLPTIPMLVGYLDLLLAENSIFVLKTADGLRYFAI; from the coding sequence ATGAAAAAAATCAAACCCATTATCCCTGAACCTACGTTTCTCTCCAATAATTCTACCACTTACTCCCCTCCTATTCGCATAGTTCTTCCCACCATCTTTGGAATGAAAACCGTCAATGCTTATTTGTATTTGCATCCAGAACCTACGCTCATTGATTGCGGAGAAAATTCGGATGCGAGTTGGCAAACCCTTCAAAAAGAACTGGCTGCAAATGATTTAAAAATTTCAGACATCAAAAAAGTCATCATTACCCATGCACACATAGACCATATTGGCATGGCGGGCAGAATATGCGAACACAGCGATGCTGAAATTTGGGTATCGGAATACGCCTACGATTGGGCTGTCGATTTGGAGACAATGCGTAAACTTCGCCTCCAAATTATTTCAGAAGGCTTGGAGGCAATGGGAGATTCTCCTGTAAATGGTTTGTTCAAAAGCATTTTCACCAAATTCGATAGTTATTGGTTGCCCATTCCTGCAAATCGTGTCAAGACATTTCCTATGGAAGGCTCGCTGCAATTTGGCGGACAAACATGGCAAATTATCTATGCACCAGGACATTGCATTAATCAGGTGTGCTTTTATCAGCCAGAAACCCTTCAATTATTTTCGGCAGATATGTTGTTGAAAATCACGCCCACGCCTGTCATTGACGCATGTTTAGAACCGCCTTATACTCGAAATAAAAGCATTCTTCAATTGTTGGACTCCTACGACAAATTTTCAAAATTGAACATCAACATTGTTTACCCGGGTCACTATGAACCTTTTGACTATCCAAAAGTTATTATCGAAAAACAATTGAGTCGAATCCACCAAAGAAAAGCAGAATGTTTGAAGTGGATAAGTGAAGGAGTTTCCGATTTTTTTGGTTTGATACAAAAACTGTACGGCAAAAACTTTTCTTTGCCCACCATTCCTATGCTCGTAGGCTATTTGGACTTACTGCTGGCAGAAAATAGTATTTTTGTACTAAAAACAGCCGATGGATTGCGGTATTTTGCCATTTAA
- a CDS encoding mechanosensitive ion channel family protein, translating to MDFNFAEMSQTWAEQLAGWAPKILSAIVVLIIGFWIVGWIIKILGKSMDRAKMDKDVQPFLKSLTSVLLKILVLITAAGIVGIEVTAFAALIAAGGLAIGMALQGTLGHFASGVMILLFKPYKVGDLVDIQGQLGHVEEIQVFNTLIATLDSKRVIIPNGLATSGIMTNLTTKGKLRVDLNVAMPYEEDFDKVQGIIKNALNKVPFILDDEPTIEIEKFGEHNILLAVRPYATPESYWNVYFESYKEIKKAFGEAGIEVAYPVRRVKQMS from the coding sequence ATGGATTTTAACTTCGCAGAAATGAGCCAAACTTGGGCTGAACAATTAGCAGGATGGGCTCCAAAAATTCTTTCCGCAATCGTTGTTTTAATTATTGGATTTTGGATTGTAGGTTGGATCATCAAAATTTTAGGCAAATCAATGGATCGTGCCAAAATGGATAAAGATGTACAGCCTTTCTTAAAATCCCTCACCAGTGTTCTACTCAAAATCTTGGTACTAATTACCGCAGCAGGTATTGTAGGCATTGAAGTGACTGCTTTTGCAGCGTTGATAGCTGCTGGCGGATTGGCTATTGGTATGGCACTTCAAGGAACACTCGGACATTTTGCATCAGGCGTGATGATTCTATTGTTCAAACCTTACAAAGTTGGCGACTTGGTGGACATTCAGGGGCAATTGGGACACGTTGAAGAAATTCAAGTTTTCAATACTTTGATTGCTACTTTGGACAGCAAAAGGGTGATTATTCCAAACGGACTTGCTACAAGTGGCATTATGACCAACCTTACTACCAAAGGAAAATTGAGGGTAGATTTGAATGTAGCAATGCCTTATGAAGAAGATTTTGACAAAGTGCAGGGCATTATCAAAAACGCATTGAATAAAGTGCCTTTTATATTAGACGACGAACCAACTATTGAAATTGAAAAGTTTGGCGAACACAACATTCTTTTGGCAGTTCGACCTTATGCAACTCCTGAAAGTTATTGGAATGTTTATTTTGAATCTTACAAAGAAATCAAAAAAGCATTTGGCGAAGCAGGTATTGAAGTAGCTTATCCTGTCAGAAGAGTAAAGCAAATGTCTTAA